The following is a genomic window from Shewanella avicenniae.
TCCAGCCGAGACTCAGTGAAGTTGAAATTGCGGTGAAGATGCCGTATACCCGCGGCTAGACGGAAAGACCCCGTGAACCTTTACTATAGCTTGGCACTGAACATTGACCCTGCATGTGTAGGATAGGTGGGAGACTATGAAGTTAGGACGCTAGTCCTGATGGAGTCGACCTTGAAATACCACCCTTGCAGTGTTGGTGTTCTAACCTTGGCCCCTAATCGGGGTTAGGGACAGTGCCTGGTGGGTAGTTTGACTGGGGCGGTCTCCTCCTAAAGAGTAACGGAGGAGCACGAAGGTTGGCTAAGTACGGTCGGACATCGTACGGTTAGTGTAATGGCACAAGCCAGCTTAACTGCGAGACAGACACGTCGAGCAGGTACGAAAGTAGGTCATAGTGATCCGGTGGTTCTGAATGGAAGGGCCATCGCTCAACGGATAAAAGGTACTCCGGGGATAACAGGCTGATACCGCCCAAGAGTTCATATCGACGGCGGTGTTTGGCACCTCGATGTCGGCTCATCACATCCTGGGGCTGAAGTCGGTCCCAAGGGTATGGCTGTTCGCCATTTAAAGTGGTACGCGAGCTGGGTTCAGAACGTCGTGAGACAGTTCGGTCCCTATCTGCCGTGGGCGTTGGATGATTGAGAGGGGCTGCTCCTAGTACGAGAGGACCGGAGTGGACGAACCGCTGGTGTTCGGGTTGTCATGCCAATGGCATTGCCCGGTAGCTACGTTCGGAATCGATAACCGCTGAAAGCATCTAAGCGGGAAGCGAGCCTCAAGATGAGTCATCCCTTAGACTTTAAGTCTACTAAAGAGCCGTTCAAGACCAGGACGTAGATAGGCAGGGTGTGTAAGCGTTGTGAGGCGTTTAGCTAACCTGTACTAATGACTCGTGCGGCTTAACCATACAACCCCGATGGGTTTTGGTAACCTTGATGAATAAAGAAATACTTGATTTGAAGTATGAGAACACAGCTTAAAAGAATTTGAAAAGGGGTCGCTTAGCTCAGCTGGGAGAGCACCTCCCTTACAAGGAGGGGGTCACTGGTTCGAACCCAGTAGCGACCACCATTTCAAACGAACTACAAAAAAGCAGCTTTCCGAATTACTTGTTTTTGCCAGAAAGGCGAGAGCAGAAAAGAATTTGTCTGGTGACAATAGCATTGTGGTCCCACCTGATCCCATCCCGAACTCAGAAGTGAAACACAATCGCGCCGATGGTAGTGTGGGGTTTCCCCATGTGAGAGTAGGTCATCGCCAGACGCCCAATTAGATTTTCGCTTGAAAAAGCGAAATCAATCAGCTTAGTACCACGTTGTGGGAAACAGAGTTGGAGCGGTAGTTCAGTTGGTTAGAATACCGGCCTGTCACGCCGGGGGTCGCGGGTTCGAGTCCCGTCCGCTCCGCCAACACATCAAGGCCTCGTCTTACGACGAGGCCTTTTTGTTTTTGTCATATTTCGATACGGTTCTTTTTAGTTCAGCTGATTACGTGAGTGATATCATGGCTCTGTGATTAGAATATCAATTCATTCTGTTATATTCGTTATAATCCATCATCGGAGAAAATATCGTTGCAATGCCGTATGGGATGCGGTGCCTGTTGTGTGGCACCTTCGATCAGTAGTGCGATTCCAGGGATGCCAAACGGCAAGCCTGCAGGTGTACGCTGCATACAGCTTGATGATAATAATCTCTGCAAGTTATTTGGCTTACCTGAACGTCCAGCAGTATGTCTTGAGTTCACTGCTACGAAAGACGTTTGTGGATCGAGTAATGAAGAGGCTTTCTCGATCATTACGTCCTTGGAACAACTGACTTCACGATAAGGCTCGCTGATGCAATTAACTCGGTATACAGATTTTGGTATTCGCACGCTAATGTATTTGGCGTTAAACCCTGAGCGGGACACCTTGTTTCGCATTGCTGAGATCACCGAGGTTTTTGACTTGTCGCCGAACCACGTGTCTAAGATTGTGCATCACCTAGGTAAGCTAGGTTATTTGCACACTGTGCGCGGTAAAGCGGGTGGTTTTCGTTTAGCTAAGCGGGCTGAAGATATCAATATGGGGCAGTTGGTGCGTGAATTAGAGCACTCGCTCGAGCCTATCGATTGCAGCAACCCTTATTGTCGTATGTTGCCAGCATGCCGCTTAAAAGGCGTTTTAGCCAATGCGGTTGAGGCTTATCTTAACGTGTTGGCGCAGTATACCTTGGCAGATGTAGTGGTTAACCGTACTGAGCTGTTGGCGACTCTACCCAAATCTGACAATGTGCTAAGCATTATTTAAAGCTGCTCGTTGCTGCTGTCTTTCTTCGATTGCTCTTTAGCAAACTGGAACGAGAGCAGCTCTGATGCTTTGACCAATTCAACGCCTCGCCGTTTTAATCGCTCTTTTAGCTGCCGTTTTAGGAAGGCAATGGTCTCGGGATAGGGATGTGCGATCAGTACCGCTTGGCCATCCTGTTTCGCTAGAGTCATCGCTTGTTCGAGTTGTTTGGCTAAGGTGGCTTGGTCTAACTGGTTATCAAGGAAAACCTGCCGCCGCAACAATGGCACGTTAAAGGTGTTCGCTTCTTTACTCGCCTTGGAGTAGCGGGTGGTCATGCTGTCGACAAAATATAAGTTCTCACTGCGTAATACTTCCATCAACCATTGCATCGGCTTGTCTAACTGAGTCAGTAAACTGCCCATATGATTGTTGCTGCCCTTGGCATAGGGCACGCTGCTGAGCGCTTCTTCAACTGCCAGTTTGAAATCTTGCTCATCCATCTGATTATTGAGTCCACCCGGGCCCATCGCTTTGCCGTTAAGCGCTTGCATGGGCAGATGAACCATTATTTCATGACCCTTATGATGGCCTTGTTCGGCGAGTTTTTGTCCAAGAGGGGTGTGCGGTAGTACCGAAAGTGTAATGCCTGATGGCAGCGACAGTGCATCCTCGTCAGTGTGACGATAGCCAATGTCATCAATAATGATCGCTAGTTGTCCTGCATTACATGGGTTGCAACACAGGGCAAGGAACAGTCCCAGTATGAGTCGGCGCACTATTATTTTTTGTATTAATTGTTATGGTTACTAATCAGCATGACTGAATGGCTGATTTATAAATGAGTTACGATCCTTCGTATCCAGTTATACCAGTTATTGCCCTGTCAGTGTCAAGTTGTCGCTGTGTTATTGGCAATATTTTGCAGGGTTTTCTGCTTCACCTTTGTGGCGAATTTCAAAATACAGGCCTGACTGTGTTTGTCCGCCAGAGCGTCCGACCAGTGCGATCTCTTCTCCCGCGTTGACGCTGTCTCCCACTTCTTTTAGTAGTGCTTGAGAGTAACCATACAAACTCATAAACCCTTGGCCATGGTCGATCACCATCAACAAACCAAAGCCTTTAAGCCAGTCAGCGTAAATCACTTTGCCAGCGGCCGGTGCGTTGATTGCTTGGCCTTCGCGGGCATCAATGACCACCCCTTTCCAGCGCACGTTACCCGAGCGAGCACTGCCATAGGCGTGGCGAATACTTCCCTTGGTGGGCCAGTCTAAACGGCTACTGCTCTTGGCTAAACCTTCCATGGAAGGACTTTCTGACATCGCTTTCATCGCTTGCTCGATGACACGTTTCAGCGATGCTTCTTCGATCTGCAGCTGTTCTAACCCCAACGCTTTTTGGTCGATTACTTTTTGCAGTTGTGCCACGGTATTTTGCCGTTGCTGCTGTTCGGCGGCGAGTTGTTGAGACTGTGAACGCTGGTCAATCGCGAGCGAATTTAGACGCTCTGTTTCGACTTGAGCTTGTTGCTGCACTTGCTGTAGTTCGCTGCGGGTCTTTTTAAGCGACTCTATGGCGCTAATGCGCGCTTTATTTAAGTAGCCATAATAGGTAAGCAGCCGTTCGACGGTGGCGGGATCTTGCTGATTAAGCAGCATTTTACTGTAGTCATGATTGCCAGCCAGAAAGGCGCTCTTCAACTGCTTGGCCAAGACTTGTTGCTGTGCTTGCTGTTGGCTGACTAAGCTATCCTGTTGTTTGGTGAGTTCTTTAATGCGGCTTTTGGCGCTATCGAGATTGTTTTCAGTTTGGTTCAGTTGTTTAGCTGCGCTGGCGATGGCTTGCTCATCACGTTTAAGCAGTTGCAACAGTTTATCGCGTTGCTGGCTATTGCTGCGCAGATCCTGCTGCTCAGAAGCAATTTGCTGTTGAATAGCTTTCAGCTCCGATTGACGTTTGTCGAGATCAGCTGCGAAGCTTTGGCATGTAGACAAAAGAAAGCCAGCAATAATGCTGGCTTTCACGATAGCGTTAATAATCACGGATGCGTGGTTACTCTTTAACGTGAATGATAGCCTTGCCGGTCATTTCGGCCGGAATGTCCTGTCCTAACAGGGTCAACATGGATGGGGCGATATCACTCAAACGACCGCCGTTATCGATCTCAGCCTTACGGCCAACATAGATAAATGGCACCAGCTCACTGGTATGCGCGGTATGAGGTTGCCCTGTTGTTTCATCCATCATCTGTTCGGCGTTGCCGTGATCAGCGGTAATAATGCATTCACCACCGACCTTGTCTAGCGCAGCGACCACGCGCCCTAAGCAGCTATCCACTGCTTCACAGGCTTTTACTGCAGCATCAAAGCTGCCAGTGTGGCCAACCATATCGCCGTTAGGATAGTTACAGATGATGACATCATATTGAGATGATTCAATGGCTTCAACTAACTTATCGGTCAGTTCTGCTGAGCTCATCTCAGGTTGCAAGTCGTAGGTCGCGACTTTAGGTGAATTGATCAGAATGCGGTCTTCACCGGTAAATGGCGTTTCAACTCCACCGTTGAAGAAGAAGGTCACGTGGGCGTATTTTTCCGTTTCAGAAATACGTAACTGACGCATGCCTAATTGCTGCAGCGTTTCACCGAAGGTGTTCACGAGTTCTTCTTTCGGGAAGGCGACCGGCACTTTGATGTCAGCGGCGTATTCTGTCAGCATCACAAAATTCAGCTTAGGTGTTTTGTGGCGGACAAAGCCATCAAAGTTGGCGTTGACGAATGCGCGAGTAATTTGACGAGCCCGATCAGCGCGGAAATTCATGAAAATCAGCGCATCGTTGTCGTTGAGCTCAACAGTATCACCAATGGTGGTGGCGGCAACAAACTCATCATTTTCATTGCGGGCGTAGGCATTTTCTAGTGCGGTAACGGCGTTTGCTGCGTTGAATTTGCCTTTGCCTTCAGTGATTAACTCATAGGCTTGTGATACGCGATCCCAACGGTTATCACGATCCATCGCATAATAACGGCCAACCACGGATGCAATTTTCCCAACTCCGAGATCAGCAAACAGTTTATCGAACTGCTCTAAGCTGCTCTTGGCGCTACGCGGTGGGGTGTCACGTCCATCCAAAAAGGCGTGTAGATATACCGCTTTTGCCCCGCGTTTAGCGGCCATTTGGCACATGGCGGCGATATGGCTTTCGTGGCTGTGTACGCCGCCGGCTGATAGCAAGCCCATGATATGCACCGCGCCGTCAGCAGCAATTGCAGCATCGACAGCATTGACTAGCGCTGGGTTATCAAAAAATTCACCATCATCAATCGCTTTTCCGATGCGGGTCAGCTCTTGATAAACGATGCGGCCGGAGCCGATGTTGATATGGCCAACTTCTGAGTTACCCATCTGCCCATCGGGCAAACCAACGTCGAGCCCAGAACCTGAAATTAGGCTGTGGGCATATTTTTCTGCGAGACCGTCGAGCACTGGGGTTTTGGCATGAAACACAGCGTTGTTGCTGGTGTCTGCGCGATAACCCCATCCGTCGAGGATCAATAACGCCAAAGGACCTTTAATTGCCTTCATAATTGATACCTAAAAGTAAATGAAAAATTTTTATCTGGTTGAATATTACTACAGCTGCCAAGGCCGAAAAAGCGGCGCTGAACCGATTGATGTGATGGAATTCATCGTAAATAGCGGTTTGATCGCGGTATAAAAGCGGGGTTTTAACTGCTGCATTCTGCTTGGCGGATGGGTATACTCAGCGCTTATTATTTGAGGCTCGCTCAACACAGGCAGTAACCATGCAAGAATATATTGAGTTTTTTCAAGCACACACCATCATGTGTGTGGCTTGGGTTGCTTTATTTATCGCGTTGATCGTGACAACGTTCAAGATGGCGTTTTCAAAGGTAAAAAACATCGACACTCAGCAAGCAACCTTGTTAATTAACAAACATGACGCTGTGGTAGTTGATGTGCGTGGTCCGGAAGAATTCCGTAAGGGCCACATCGTTAACGCGCAACATATTCCGATGGCGGAGATTAAAAATAGCCGCTCAAAGCTTGAAAAGCATAAATCTAAACCCATCATATTGGTATGCAACGCAGGGATGACCTCATCTCAAGCGGGGCAAATCCTCGTCAAAGATGGTTTTGAACAGGTTTACAGCCTCAAAGGCGGTATGGGGGAATGGCAGGCTGCGAATATGCCTGTTAGTCGCAAAAAATAACCGCGACCATACAACTGTTCAGTTTAATTTGGGATGATGACCGGTATTCCGCGTAACAGATGCCCTTCACAAAAATTAGCCCAGTTTGGGGCATCGATAAGAATAGGTATAGCAACATGGCTGAAGCGATCAACAACGAACAACCACAAGGCCCACAATTCAACATTCAACGCGTTTATGTAAAAGATATCTCTTTTGAAACGCCAAATAGCCCTGCGATCTTCCAAAAAGAATGGACGCCAGAAGTTAAGTTGGATCTGGACACTCGCAGTTCAAAACTGGGTGACGATGTTTACGAAGTGATCCTGACCCTGACCGTGACGGCGACCTTGGGCGAAGAAACTGCGTTCCTGTGTGAAGTACAACAAGCGGGTATCTTCACTATTTCTGGTCTGACTGAGCCACAAATGGCGCATTCAATCGGTGCATATTGCCCGAACGTACTGTTCCCATATGCGCGTGAAACAATCG
Proteins encoded in this region:
- the gpmM gene encoding 2,3-bisphosphoglycerate-independent phosphoglycerate mutase, whose translation is MKAIKGPLALLILDGWGYRADTSNNAVFHAKTPVLDGLAEKYAHSLISGSGLDVGLPDGQMGNSEVGHINIGSGRIVYQELTRIGKAIDDGEFFDNPALVNAVDAAIAADGAVHIMGLLSAGGVHSHESHIAAMCQMAAKRGAKAVYLHAFLDGRDTPPRSAKSSLEQFDKLFADLGVGKIASVVGRYYAMDRDNRWDRVSQAYELITEGKGKFNAANAVTALENAYARNENDEFVAATTIGDTVELNDNDALIFMNFRADRARQITRAFVNANFDGFVRHKTPKLNFVMLTEYAADIKVPVAFPKEELVNTFGETLQQLGMRQLRISETEKYAHVTFFFNGGVETPFTGEDRILINSPKVATYDLQPEMSSAELTDKLVEAIESSQYDVIICNYPNGDMVGHTGSFDAAVKACEAVDSCLGRVVAALDKVGGECIITADHGNAEQMMDETTGQPHTAHTSELVPFIYVGRKAEIDNGGRLSDIAPSMLTLLGQDIPAEMTGKAIIHVKE
- a CDS encoding Rrf2 family transcriptional regulator — its product is MQLTRYTDFGIRTLMYLALNPERDTLFRIAEITEVFDLSPNHVSKIVHHLGKLGYLHTVRGKAGGFRLAKRAEDINMGQLVRELEHSLEPIDCSNPYCRMLPACRLKGVLANAVEAYLNVLAQYTLADVVVNRTELLATLPKSDNVLSII
- a CDS encoding divergent polysaccharide deacetylase family protein; translated protein: MRRLILGLFLALCCNPCNAGQLAIIIDDIGYRHTDEDALSLPSGITLSVLPHTPLGQKLAEQGHHKGHEIMVHLPMQALNGKAMGPGGLNNQMDEQDFKLAVEEALSSVPYAKGSNNHMGSLLTQLDKPMQWLMEVLRSENLYFVDSMTTRYSKASKEANTFNVPLLRRQVFLDNQLDQATLAKQLEQAMTLAKQDGQAVLIAHPYPETIAFLKRQLKERLKRRGVELVKASELLSFQFAKEQSKKDSSNEQL
- a CDS encoding YkgJ family cysteine cluster protein — encoded protein: MQCRMGCGACCVAPSISSAIPGMPNGKPAGVRCIQLDDNNLCKLFGLPERPAVCLEFTATKDVCGSSNEEAFSIITSLEQLTSR
- a CDS encoding rhodanese-like domain-containing protein, translating into MQEYIEFFQAHTIMCVAWVALFIALIVTTFKMAFSKVKNIDTQQATLLINKHDAVVVDVRGPEEFRKGHIVNAQHIPMAEIKNSRSKLEKHKSKPIILVCNAGMTSSQAGQILVKDGFEQVYSLKGGMGEWQAANMPVSRKK
- the secB gene encoding protein-export chaperone SecB, whose protein sequence is MAEAINNEQPQGPQFNIQRVYVKDISFETPNSPAIFQKEWTPEVKLDLDTRSSKLGDDVYEVILTLTVTATLGEETAFLCEVQQAGIFTISGLTEPQMAHSIGAYCPNVLFPYARETIASLVSRGTFPQLNLAPVNFDALFAQYVQSRQAEAAAASTEA
- a CDS encoding murein hydrolase activator EnvC family protein, which translates into the protein MIINAIVKASIIAGFLLSTCQSFAADLDKRQSELKAIQQQIASEQQDLRSNSQQRDKLLQLLKRDEQAIASAAKQLNQTENNLDSAKSRIKELTKQQDSLVSQQQAQQQVLAKQLKSAFLAGNHDYSKMLLNQQDPATVERLLTYYGYLNKARISAIESLKKTRSELQQVQQQAQVETERLNSLAIDQRSQSQQLAAEQQQRQNTVAQLQKVIDQKALGLEQLQIEEASLKRVIEQAMKAMSESPSMEGLAKSSSRLDWPTKGSIRHAYGSARSGNVRWKGVVIDAREGQAINAPAAGKVIYADWLKGFGLLMVIDHGQGFMSLYGYSQALLKEVGDSVNAGEEIALVGRSGGQTQSGLYFEIRHKGEAENPAKYCQ